A window from Gymnogyps californianus isolate 813 chromosome 27, ASM1813914v2, whole genome shotgun sequence encodes these proteins:
- the SMIM29 gene encoding small integral membrane protein 29, translating to MSNATAPTAPGTVGDSLVGYVLGPFLIVTLLGAFLAAVMYVQKKRRFDRLRHRLLPMYSYDPAEELQESEQELLVEAEDTRVVPGWGGPSPHRPPRGDWKA from the exons ATGAGCAACGCCACGGCCCCCACGGCCCCGGGCACAGTGGGTGACTCACTGGTGGGCTACGTCCTCGGACCCTTCCTCATCGTCACCCTCCTCGGCGCCTTCCTGGCTGCG GTGATGTACGTCCAGAAGAAGCGGAG GTTTGACCGCCTGCGCCACCGGCTGCTGCCCATGTACAGCTACGACCCggctgaggagctgcaggagtccgagcaggagctgctggtggaGGCAGAGGACACCCGG GTGGTGCCCGGCTGGGGGGGGCCCTCGCCCCATCGGCCCCCACGCGGGGACTGGAAGGCCTGA